Genomic window (Methanomassiliicoccales archaeon):
ATCAATGATGACGCGCTATTTCGGCATCAAGAGTTTTCGGAATTGGAGGAAGAATTAACGCCATTGGAAAGGGAAGCCCGTAAGAATTCCCTGGTTCTCGTCCAACTCGATGGTGATATCGCCGTAATTGCAAATGGCGCTGGATTGACAATGGCGACGCTTGACAACCTCAGTTTTTACGGTGGCAGAGGAGGTCTCTTCCTAGATCTCGGGGGTACGGACGACTCAAAGAAGGTAGAATGCGCCCTTGAACTTGCACTGCGTGCCAAACCTAAGGTTGTGTTGATAAATATCTTCGGTGGAATGACAAGGTGTGATAGTGTCGCTTCTGGGATAATATCTGTGAAAAACGAACTAGGATTAGACATTCCTATCGTGATTAGATTGAAAGGTACAAACGAGAAACTCGCACAGGAAATGCTCAGGAGAGAAGGATTTCATGTGTTGGAAGATCTGGATGAGGCATGTAAAATTGCAAGCGAGTTAGGTGGTTCCTGATCATGTCAATCATCATTTCCGGGGAAACAAAAGTCATCGTGCAGGGAATCACCGGTCATCAGGGCCGACAACAGACACTGGCTATGAAAGAGTTCGGCACAAAAGTCGTTGGTGGCGTTACGCCGGGCAGAGGTGGAGAGGAAGTGCACGGGACGCCGGTGTTCAACACGATGAAAGATGCTGTGAGGAAGACCGGTGCCGACTCATCGATCGTATTCGTACCCGCACCGCATGCGCGCGATGCTGTGTTAGAAGCCATTGACGCTGGGATTAAGACGATCGTAGTCATCACTGAACATATACCAGTTCGTGATACGATCGAATTCATCGAATACGCTAAACTCAAAGGTGCGAGGATTATTGGGCCAAATTGTCCAGGAATCGCTTCTCCAGGTATCGCAAAAATTGGGATCATGTCCAACTCGATTTTTCTGAAGGGGGATGTTGGTGTCGTTTCCCGGAGCGGAACACTGACGTATGAAATCGTAAATGCACTCAGCAGATCTGGAATTGGACAATCGACATGCATCGGAATTGGTGGTGACCCTGTTGTGGGCACAGGGTTCATCGACGTTCTTGGTCTTTTCGAAAAGGATGATGACACAAAGGCAATCGTCCTCATTGGGGAAATAGGAGGTACGGCGGAAGAGGAGGCGGCAAAATTCATCGAACAATACGTAAGCAAGCCGGTCTTTGCCTACATTGCCGGTAGAACGGCTCCTCAGGGAAAGCGAATGGGGCATGCTGGGGCAATCATTGCCCGAGGGAAAGGGACGGCGGAGAGCAAGATTGAAGCGCTTGAGAAAGCAGGGGCAATTGTCGCTAAAGTTCCGTTTGAGATTCCGCAGCTCGTAAAGAATTACTTGCAAGGGGTGTCGACGAAAAATGCAGTTCGGATGGATTGAAGAAAAGTGTGCTTTCTTTTTTAGCGCATCAGAAACCCTGATCACATACAGAGGGAGCAAGGAATCGATACTCGTCAGCTTTTTGGAAGAACTTGGAATACACACGACGATTCCATCCGCGAAAATAGCTTTCCTGACGACAGAAATGCTCGTTCCCTACAAAGGGTATACGATTAAGTCTGAGGAGGAGAAAAACAAATTTTGGGTGGAATTTTCATCCACACTCATAAGAAATTGTGGTATCGAGGATAAAGATGGTAATATCGCTGCGTACGTTGCGAGTAAATTTAGATCACCAGATATCTGGGTTGCCTATCCTGACGCGCAGCCCGCACTTGAGGCATTACGAAAGAGAGGATGTCTACTCGGTGTGATTGCGAATGGCGAACAATATATCAAAGAGGCTCTTGTCAAATTATCTCTAGCAGATTATCTCGACATCATCACAATCTCAAAAGAAGTTGGCGTTGAAAAACCCGACCCGCGGATATTTCAATGGACAATCGAAAAGTTTGACCTGAAGCCTGAACAATGCGTGTATGTTGGCGATGTACCTGAAATAGACCTTATTGGAGCACGCAATGCCGGCATAACTCCAGTGTGGATAGATAGGAACAGGTTGGCCAGAAAGATTGGTGAGATCAACAAGGTCGAGGTCCTCACTGATGTAGAATTTCTCTTTCCAATAGTACCATATAAG
Coding sequences:
- the sucD gene encoding succinate--CoA ligase subunit alpha, whose amino-acid sequence is MSIIISGETKVIVQGITGHQGRQQTLAMKEFGTKVVGGVTPGRGGEEVHGTPVFNTMKDAVRKTGADSSIVFVPAPHARDAVLEAIDAGIKTIVVITEHIPVRDTIEFIEYAKLKGARIIGPNCPGIASPGIAKIGIMSNSIFLKGDVGVVSRSGTLTYEIVNALSRSGIGQSTCIGIGGDPVVGTGFIDVLGLFEKDDDTKAIVLIGEIGGTAEEEAAKFIEQYVSKPVFAYIAGRTAPQGKRMGHAGAIIARGKGTAESKIEALEKAGAIVAKVPFEIPQLVKNYLQGVSTKNAVRMD
- a CDS encoding HAD-IIIA family hydrolase; translated protein: MQFGWIEEKCAFFFSASETLITYRGSKESILVSFLEELGIHTTIPSAKIAFLTTEMLVPYKGYTIKSEEEKNKFWVEFSSTLIRNCGIEDKDGNIAAYVASKFRSPDIWVAYPDAQPALEALRKRGCLLGVIANGEQYIKEALVKLSLADYLDIITISKEVGVEKPDPRIFQWTIEKFDLKPEQCVYVGDVPEIDLIGARNAGITPVWIDRNRLARKIGEINKVEVLTDVEFLFPIVPYKKSG